The Sulfitobacter sp. THAF37 DNA segment GGCGGAGGAAGGCGACGTGCCTGCCGCAGACGCTCTGGCCGAGGCGGAGAGCAATGAACCATCGTCCTTGCCCGCCTTCCTTAGCGGAGATGCGGCCTGACGAAGCGAACACCGACCTGATCACGACATGAGCTTTGGGCCGCCCTCACATCGAGGGCGGCTCTTTCCGGCTGACGGGTTGCCGACAGCCGATATCGGATCGGCTGGCCCGTCCCGGAGACATCCTATGACCACCAGACTCGACCTCGATCCTGTTCAGGAAGCCGCACGCATCGCCGCGCAGAATGACGCGTTTCGCAATTCCATCCTCGGCAATCCTTCCGTTGCCGATGCCCCGCAGGGACAGTTTGTGATGACATGTGGCGTCGCCGCGCTTGGACCCGACGCACAACTGGAACTCACACGCCGCGTTGCCGCGTTCGACGCCTTCAATGCCGACAGTGACCCGCAGGGATTGCACGAGATGGGGGTCATCGAATTCAATGGCACGAAGGTTTGGTTCAAGATCGACTTGTACGACGTCGATTATCAGTACGGCTCGCCTGAGCCTTCCGACCCGAAACAGACGCGTCGCGTGCTGACCTTGCTTCTCCCGTCGGAATACTGACGCCCTCCACCCCCAATCGCCGCCCCGGGCCGTCCTTGCATAAAGGGCGGTCCTTTCGGGCTGGCGGGTTTCAAGGGGCGCGATGATCGCGTCCGGCCTGCTGCAGGAGACCAGAGATGGCCAAGACACTCGATTACCAGATCACCCTCTATCCCGCGCATCGTGACGGCGCCTTCGTTGTTACCCAGTTCCATATGATGGCGACCTACCCCGAAAAGCGCGTCCAGGCCGCGGGCATGGACGATTTGATCGACAAGGTGACGCAGTTCGCAATGGAGCATGGTGAGAGTTGCAGTGCTTCGGTGCGTTGCCTCGCCCCGCGCAAACCGCCGGGGTTCAAGCGCGCGACCGAGAATCTGTATTTCAACCTGGTTGACCGGACGGCTGAAAACCGCGGCGACGCTGCGGCCTGAAGCCCCCCAAAGGAAACTCCGGGGCGGCCTCGCGTAACGGTCGCCCTCCCCTCTCCCAATTCCAAAGGACAAAAAGACATGACACAAGCGACTGATTTCTACGCACAGATGCTCGAATCCCAGAGACGCGCATCCGAAGAGCGGGGCGAGACTCGCGCTGCCCTTCTCTCCGAGCTGCGTGCCTTCGGCGTGACCAGCATCGAGGTGCAATATGAAGGCTACGGCGATTCCGGCAATGTCGAGGATGTCGTCGTGACACCCGACACGATCACGCTGACAGAAGAGTTGCGACGCCGGGTTGAAGATTTTGGTTGGGATTTCGCCTATGCGCTGAGCCCCGGATTCGAGAACAACGAGGGCGGTTATGGCGAGCTGACCTGGGCGCTCGAGACGGACAAGATCGATGTTAGCCACTCGAACCGCTATATCGAAACCAACACCACCGAACACGAGGGGCTCTGACATGGCACATCCCCTCCACCACGCCGAAAGCTCCGCCCGAAAATTCGGCGGTGTTCCAGATGACTATCAGTTCGTGCATGACTGGTTTGACTCATCCAAAGAGCACCTAGGTCTCTTTGTTCACAGAGCCCAAAAACATCATACAGTCGGGATCTATGATGCCGAACGTCACTTCGGCCGCAGCCTGACCAACAGCGCGGGCCGGGTCGTCCCGATCCGCTGGATCGGTGAGCAGCATGTGCGCGAGGACTGCCAGGGACGGATCCCGTCGCTGGCGGACTGGCTTGTCCGCATTCAGCCGGAACCGTGGATGGCCAATGGCCGGATCGACAACGATCCTACGCAGATTGTTGGCGATCCGCGTGCGGTCTGGATCGAGGCGGTCTCCAATCACCAGACCATTCTCGGTTTTGAGGACTGGCTGCTGAAGGTCTCTGTCGAGCACATCCAGCATCGCCAAAACCGCGCCGCTGCCTGATCCGCCGGCCAGAAAACTCACCAACCACCGGATCCCATCCACTTCGACCCGCCTGCGCCACAACCGGCTTGGCGGGTCGATTGCGTTTCAAGAAAGGATATCGACATGCAAGACCCTGTCTACGAGGAGGCCTACCAAGGCCACGTCATCAAGATCTATCACGACCCCGATTCTGAGAACCCAAGGGAGTGGTCCAACCTCGGAGCGCTGATCTGTTGGCACCGCCGATACCGGCTGGGGGACAGCCACCGGTTCGACTGCCCCGAGGCGTTCCTGCGCGATCTTGCGGGCGTCTCGGATCAGAGCGATCTTTCACTGGATCGCCTCCGCGAGCGCGCCGAGCGCAAGGCAATCATCTTGCCCGTGTACCTCTACGACCATTCCGGCCTCGCGATGAACACCATCGAGTTCCATTGTCCGTGGGATTCCGGCCAAGTTGGCTTTGTATACGTAACGCTCGAAACGGTTCGAAAGGAGTTCGGCGCGAAGCGCGTCACCAAGGCGATGCGCGAAAAGGCCAAGGACATTCTGCGCGCTGAGATCGTCACCTTCGATGCCTACCTCGGCGGACGGGTTTATGGCTATGTCGTCGAGCGTGACGGTGAAGAGATCGACGCCTGTTGGGGGTTCTTCGAGCACTATGATCTGGACTGCCTGTCCGAGGCGCGGGCGGTTGTAGATCCTCTGATTTTGCGAGAGGTACAAAGACCCGCCGCTGCGGAACAGGGCGCAAGCCCACCCCCGAGTTGAAACGCCCGCAATACTCATATATCTTATTCATGCGTATTACGGAGGTGAGCATGGCAAGCACAAGCGTCACACTTGGCCCCCATTGGGACGAATTCATCGCCCTGATGCTTAAAGAGGGGCGTTACGGGTCAACCAGCGAGTTGATCCGCGCCTCTCTGCGCCTGATGGAGGAGCAGGAAGGTCAGCGGGCGCGGCTTCGCGTTGCGCTGATGGAGGGCAAACAATCCGGTGACGCCGGTCCGCTTGACATGGATGAGATCAAGCGCGACGCGCGGAGCCGCTCTGGCGCTTCTGATGCGTGACATTCATCACTCTCAGGCGGCAAAATCCGACCTCGTCGATATCTGGGTCGAGACAGACCGACAGTGGGGCGAGGCGCAGGCGGACCGCTATCTCGATGATATCGATCGCGCCCTGAAGGGTCTCATCGCCAACCCGCAAATGGGGTCTGACTGTTCCGATCTCTTGCAGGGTGCGCGTAAACTGATCACGGGCCGGCACCTCGTGTTCTACGAGGTGGACCCGGACAGGATCTTCGTGATCCGAGTCTTGCATCAGTCCATGGACGTGCCGAGGCATCTGCGGTCGTCCTGATAACGGGCGAATTCGCACCGGGGCTTTGCCATGAAAGAGCGAGAGGCAGGGCAGGAGGGGTGACCCCTCCCGGGTGAGAGAGTGCGCGCGGGGCTTGGGGCCAACCCTAAACCCCGGAGATTGCCGATGAACGCTCACCCCCATTCCGTCCAACTTGCAACCGAGCCCGACGCCCCTGCCCTGCCAGAGGCTCCGGGCTTCGCCCAACACCTGATGCAGGTTGCGAAAGCCCTCGTCCCCCTGTTCGAGGCGGGCAGGTCCATCGACGCCGCCGCCCTTCGCACTGCGATGGAGCAAGCCTTCGGTGCCAGCGACACCAGCGGCTCCTGGATCTGGAAGGATGCTTACGAAGCCGCAGAGGTCGCCCAGATCCTGATGCTTTCGCGCTACGGTGCGCTGATGCAGCGCCAGGTATCCGCGCCGCGGGCATTTCTCACCATGATCGAGCGTCTCGCCGGTCTGGCCCCCTCCCACACGCGGCGCTCTGAAGACAGTGTCCGCCTGCAACAATTCTCGACCCCTCTGCCCCTCGCGGCCATCGTTGCGCAGGCGGCGGGCTTTCGGGACGACGACCTGGTGCTCGAGCCTTCGGCCGGTACCGGCCTGCTGGCGATTTTCGCAAAGATTGCAGGCGCTCGCCTGGCGCTGAATGAGCTTGCCGAGACCCGCCGCGCCCTGCTGGGACATCTGTTCCCCGGTGCAGTCGTCTCGGATCACGATGCCGCCTCGATCGATGACCGGCTGGATCGGTCGATCACGCCCTCGGTCATCGTGATGAACCCACCGTTTTCTGCGGCCAACCATGTCGACGGCCGGTTCCGGCAGGCCACCAGCCAACATGTCCTGTCCGCCCTAGCGCGTCTCGCGCCGGGTGGGCGGCTTGTCGTCATCACCGGCGAGAGCTTCCGCCCCTCGACGAAATCCTTTCAGTCGACGTTTCAGCGGATCGCACAAAGCGCCGATGTGGTATTTTCCGCCGCTATCGACGGCAAGGTCTTTGCGCGGCATGGCACCACGATCGACACACGGCTGACGGTGATCGACAAGCGTGCGACTGGCGCTGATGAGATCGCATCGGTCGAAAGCGAGGCCGTCTACCATCCGATCTGCGCGACCACCGCCGACCTTCTCAACGCAGTGCTCACCCACTGCCCGCAGCGCCACAGCCCCTCGCCCTGCCCCACCAGTACGGCCCTGTCGGCTCCGACCGCTTCGACCCGCACCAACCTGCAGGCCCTGCGCAATGCCGCGCGCAAGGAAACCCGTGCCCTCGCCGAAGAACGCGCAAGGCACCCGTTTGACGATATCACGACGGCCCCGATCGACTACCTGCCGAAGGCTTGGAGCCAACCCGACGGCACGCTGCAGGACACGGTCTACGAGGCCTATGACCTTCAGGCGATCAGGATCGATGGCGCGGCGGAACATCCGACCGCGCTGGTGCAATCCACCGCCATGGCCTCGGTGCCGCCGCCCGTGCCGACCTATCGTCCCATCCTGCCGAAGAACCTCGTTCAGGACGGCCTTCTTTCTGCGCCGCAGCTGGAAAGTGTCATCTATGCGGGCAACGCGCATGAGACGCATCTCAAGGGCTGGTTCAAGCGCGGCGAGATCGAAGGCCAGTTGATGGCGGCGGCCGAGGGCGACGAAGGCGCGTTTCGCCTGCGCAAGGGCTGGTTTCTGGGTGATGGCACGGGATGCGGTAAAGGGCGACAGGTTGCCGGTATCATCCTCGATAATTGGCTCAAAGGGCGCCGACGGGCGGTCTGGGTCTCGAAGAGCGACAAGCTCATCGAAGATGCGCGTCGCGACTGGATAGCGCTCGGGGGACGCGAAAGCGATATCGTGCCGCTCTCGAAGTTCCGCCAGGGCAGCGACATCCGCCTGCCCGAGGGCATCCTCTTCGTCACCTACGCCACGCTGCGCTCGGCTGAACGTGAGGGCAAAGCCTCCCGCCTCGATCAGGTCACGTCCTGGCTCAGCGATGGGTTCGACGGGGTCATTGCTTTTGATGAAAGCCATGCCATGGCGAATGCTGCCGGAGAAAAGTCCGACCGCGGCGACAAGAAGGCGTCCCAGCAGGGCCTCGCTGGCCTCGCGCTGCAGAACGCCGCGCCCGATGCACGGGTTCTCTATGTCTCGGCGACCGGTGCCACAGTCGTCGGCAATCTTGCCTATGCTTCGCGCCTCGGTCTCTGGGGCACCGGCGATTTCCCCTTCGTGACGCGGGCCGAGTTCGTCGCCGCGATGGAGGCCGGGGGTATTGCCGCCATGGAGATGATCTCGCGCGACCTGAAGGCGCTTGGGCTCTATCTGGCGCGGTCCCTCTCCTATGCCGGGGTCGAATACGAGATGCTGGTCCATGAGCTGAGCCCCGCTCAAGTCGCCATATACGACAGCTACGCCGATGCCTACCAGATCATCCACAACAACCTTGAGGCAGCGCTTCAGGCCTCGGGTATTTCTTCTGAGACCGGCACGCTGAACGCCCAAGCGAAATCCGCCGCGCGTTCGGCCTTCGAGAGCAACAAGCAGCGCTTCTTCAACCATCTCATCACCGCCATGAAATGTCCCTCGCTGATCCGCGCCATCGAGGCGGACCTTGCAGCAGGGCACTCGGCCGTGATTCAGGTGGTCTCGACCAGCGAAGCGGTGATGGAACGCCGCCTTGAAGAGATCCCTTCCTCGGACTGGGACGATCTGCAGGTCGATTTCACGCCGAGGGAGAACATCATGGACTACCTGATGCACAGCTTCCCGACGCAGCTTTTTGAGCCTTACACCGACGAGAATGGCGATCTGCGCTCGCGCCCCGCCCTCGATTGCGATGGCAACCCGATCATCTGCCGCGAGGCGGAGCGGCGGCGGGATGATCTTGTCGAGCATCTTGGGGCCCTCGCCCCGGTGCAGGGCGCGCTCGACCAGATCCTCTGGCATTTCGGAGGCGATGCAGTGGCTGAGGTCACGGGGCGCAAGCGGCGCATCGTCAAGACGCGTGAGGGGCGGCTCAAGGTCGAGAACCGCCCCGCCTCCTCCAACCTCGGCGAAACCCAGGCCTTCATGGACGATGCAAAACGCATCCTGATCTTCTCCGATGCGGGTGGCACCGGGCGCAGCTACCACGCCGATCTCGGGGCCAAGAACCAGCGCCTTCGGGTGCATTACCTCCTGGAGCCTGGTTGGAAGGCCGACAATGCGATTCAGGGTCTCGGGAGGACCAACCGCACGAACCAGGCGCAGCCGCCACTCTTTCGCCCCGTCGCCACAGACGTGAAGGGCGAGAAGCGCTTTCTCTCCACCATCGCCCGCCGCCTCGACACGCTGGGTGCCATCACCAAGGGACAGCGCGAGACCGGCGGTCAGAACATGTTCCGTGCCGAGGACAACCTTGAGAGCCCCTACGCACGCGCTGCGCTGCGCCAGTTCTTCTACAAGCTGCGTGCGGGTAAGATCGAGGCCTGCTCCTATGCGAAATTCCAGGAGATGACTGGGCTGACGCTCGATGAAGCGGATGGCACGATGAAAGAGACCCTGCCGCCGATCCAGCAGTTCCTGAATCGTTGCCTCGCGCTCCGCATCGACATGCAGGACGCGATCTTCGAGGCCTTCGGCGGGTTCCTCTCGGCCATCATCGAAGATGCGCGCCAGGCAGGCACGCTCGATGTCGGCCTCGAAACGCTCAAGGCCGAGAAATTCGAAATCGTCGACCGCAAGGTCATCTTCGAGCACGGGGCTACGGGCGCAACGGCAACTGCGCTGACCGTGGAGCGTACCGATCGCAACGATCCGCTCACCCTGCCCCGGATCAAATCGATCTGCGCAAATACGGACGGCGCGACGCTGTGCTGGAACACCTCCTCCAAACGCGCGGCGCTGATGGTGAATGCGCCGGCCTTCATGGACGAGGACGGCGTGCCGATCCTGCGGGTGAAGCTTCTGCGTCCGATGGCCACAGAAATCCTCGCGCTGACCGAGTTCTCGAAGTCGCACTGGGAAGAGATCGATGATGCGATATTCGAACAGCTCTGGCAGGCCGAGGTCGAGGCAGTGCCGGAGTTCACCACCTCAAAGATTACGCTCATCTGCGGGCTTCTCCTGCCGATCTGGGATCGGCTTCCCGCTGACAACATGCGCATCTACCGCCTTCAGACCGAGGATGGGGAGCGCGCCATCGGTCGACTGGTCAGCCAGGAGCAGCTTCTCAATGTCTTTGCACGCCTTGGTCTCGATTGCCAGATCGAGATGACGCCGCGGGAAGTGCTCGCCGCCGTGATGGAAGCCAGGACGACGCTGAACCTCCTCGGCGGCTATCAGCTGCGCCGGTCGCTGGTCATGGGGCAGCCGAGGCTTGAGCTGATAGGTGCTTCAGGCGCGGCCCTGCCCGGACTGAAGGCAATGGGCTGTTTCACGGAAGTGATCCAGTGGAAGACGCGGGTGTTCATTCCGGTCGACGGCATCGAGGTGCTGACACGGGTCCTTGCCGAGCATCCAGTTGGCGCCGGCACATCGGAGGCCGCCGCATGAGCGCGCGCCACAGTATCGCGGACCTCTCGGCCGATCTGGCAGACCATGCCGAGAGTTTCTGCCGCCAGTATTTCCCCGAGGGGCGCAAGCTGGGTAATTATTGGCAGGTCGGCGACACGTCCGGTGCAAAGGGCCAGAGCCTCGCCATCCGTCTGCAGGCGCAGGTTGGTCGTAAAGCCGGGTCCTGGCAAGATTTCGCGACGGGTGAATATGGCGACCTGATCGACCTGCTGCATGAACGGCTTGGGTCTGTCACGCTCAAGGAGACCCTGAGGGAGGCTCGATCCTTCCTCGGCGAAGCCCCCTGCCCTGCCGTACCTCGAGACACCCAAAGGGCTGAGCGCCCGGATGCAGCCTCCAGCAAACGCATCGCGCGGGCGCGCAAACTTTTCGCTGCTGGCAAGCCGGTGTTTGGCACC contains these protein-coding regions:
- a CDS encoding type II toxin-antitoxin system RelE/ParE family toxin → MRDIHHSQAAKSDLVDIWVETDRQWGEAQADRYLDDIDRALKGLIANPQMGSDCSDLLQGARKLITGRHLVFYEVDPDRIFVIRVLHQSMDVPRHLRSS
- a CDS encoding DUF3768 domain-containing protein — protein: MTTRLDLDPVQEAARIAAQNDAFRNSILGNPSVADAPQGQFVMTCGVAALGPDAQLELTRRVAAFDAFNADSDPQGLHEMGVIEFNGTKVWFKIDLYDVDYQYGSPEPSDPKQTRRVLTLLLPSEY
- a CDS encoding type II toxin-antitoxin system ParD family antitoxin; this translates as MASTSVTLGPHWDEFIALMLKEGRYGSTSELIRASLRLMEEQEGQRARLRVALMEGKQSGDAGPLDMDEIKRDARSRSGASDA
- a CDS encoding DUF6878 family protein codes for the protein MTQATDFYAQMLESQRRASEERGETRAALLSELRAFGVTSIEVQYEGYGDSGNVEDVVVTPDTITLTEELRRRVEDFGWDFAYALSPGFENNEGGYGELTWALETDKIDVSHSNRYIETNTTEHEGL
- a CDS encoding strawberry notch-like NTP hydrolase domain-containing protein, whose amino-acid sequence is MNAHPHSVQLATEPDAPALPEAPGFAQHLMQVAKALVPLFEAGRSIDAAALRTAMEQAFGASDTSGSWIWKDAYEAAEVAQILMLSRYGALMQRQVSAPRAFLTMIERLAGLAPSHTRRSEDSVRLQQFSTPLPLAAIVAQAAGFRDDDLVLEPSAGTGLLAIFAKIAGARLALNELAETRRALLGHLFPGAVVSDHDAASIDDRLDRSITPSVIVMNPPFSAANHVDGRFRQATSQHVLSALARLAPGGRLVVITGESFRPSTKSFQSTFQRIAQSADVVFSAAIDGKVFARHGTTIDTRLTVIDKRATGADEIASVESEAVYHPICATTADLLNAVLTHCPQRHSPSPCPTSTALSAPTASTRTNLQALRNAARKETRALAEERARHPFDDITTAPIDYLPKAWSQPDGTLQDTVYEAYDLQAIRIDGAAEHPTALVQSTAMASVPPPVPTYRPILPKNLVQDGLLSAPQLESVIYAGNAHETHLKGWFKRGEIEGQLMAAAEGDEGAFRLRKGWFLGDGTGCGKGRQVAGIILDNWLKGRRRAVWVSKSDKLIEDARRDWIALGGRESDIVPLSKFRQGSDIRLPEGILFVTYATLRSAEREGKASRLDQVTSWLSDGFDGVIAFDESHAMANAAGEKSDRGDKKASQQGLAGLALQNAAPDARVLYVSATGATVVGNLAYASRLGLWGTGDFPFVTRAEFVAAMEAGGIAAMEMISRDLKALGLYLARSLSYAGVEYEMLVHELSPAQVAIYDSYADAYQIIHNNLEAALQASGISSETGTLNAQAKSAARSAFESNKQRFFNHLITAMKCPSLIRAIEADLAAGHSAVIQVVSTSEAVMERRLEEIPSSDWDDLQVDFTPRENIMDYLMHSFPTQLFEPYTDENGDLRSRPALDCDGNPIICREAERRRDDLVEHLGALAPVQGALDQILWHFGGDAVAEVTGRKRRIVKTREGRLKVENRPASSNLGETQAFMDDAKRILIFSDAGGTGRSYHADLGAKNQRLRVHYLLEPGWKADNAIQGLGRTNRTNQAQPPLFRPVATDVKGEKRFLSTIARRLDTLGAITKGQRETGGQNMFRAEDNLESPYARAALRQFFYKLRAGKIEACSYAKFQEMTGLTLDEADGTMKETLPPIQQFLNRCLALRIDMQDAIFEAFGGFLSAIIEDARQAGTLDVGLETLKAEKFEIVDRKVIFEHGATGATATALTVERTDRNDPLTLPRIKSICANTDGATLCWNTSSKRAALMVNAPAFMDEDGVPILRVKLLRPMATEILALTEFSKSHWEEIDDAIFEQLWQAEVEAVPEFTTSKITLICGLLLPIWDRLPADNMRIYRLQTEDGERAIGRLVSQEQLLNVFARLGLDCQIEMTPREVLAAVMEARTTLNLLGGYQLRRSLVMGQPRLELIGASGAALPGLKAMGCFTEVIQWKTRVFIPVDGIEVLTRVLAEHPVGAGTSEAAA